AACTTATAACAAAGCACACAAACTAATTTATCATTCGAAAGCCTCAACATTGCAACTGAATTATTGTTACTATCAAAatggtttttttaattaaaagctTGTGCTAGTTAATTACCATAAAAATTTGTTACAATTGCTTAATGTTCATATAATCAATACAACAATCTATCTTGATATGTCTTGCTTAATTGTTCAGTGTTTAATATACTGAATACATTCATGTAACAATCTCACCTATATTCCTACGAATTTCAATATTAATTCAGATTAAAACCTCAATTCAAAAACAAAAGTTTTAGCCATCGTTGACCAAATACTCCAAAGcccaaaattcaaaaattgtaaTTAGGTTGATGATAATTCTCAACGAACAATCCGATCAAATAAATAGCAAGTACATAAGATTTAAGAAAGAGAAATGAAACCGTGAGAGATGCTTGTGGAACCACGGGATTTACAGTAGCCGCAAGAGCTTCTGTTTCTTCCACAATCGGCTAGCTTAGTTTCTCCTCTGCCATTGTTGATGATAGTGGTGGTTCTACTGCTACTGCTAGCTTCGCTTTTCATCTTCCCTGCCATTTCCGATtcggtcttcttcttcttcttcttctctcccAAACTTTGTTCCGAGTTCAACTCGGAGACCGATTTACAGAGGAAGCAACCCATGGTTGTCTCTTTCTTCTATTTTAATATCCATAAAACGACGTCGTTTCGcctatatatgaaatttatttattttagaaattttattGGGGTATTTCTCTTGCATAAAATATGAGTACACCTtaattaatttatcttttttaaaaaaataataaattaatttttagaaaagattttctttttaatttttatacttcaaataatttttttttacatttttatagaAATTAACAGTAAAAATCACTGTCAGCGGCGGAAGTTATTCTATTGGCAAGAGTAGTCCTTAATCAATGGAGACATGCTCAACAAAGGAGATTGGGGTCTTTATTTGTTCCTTCGGGTTCGAACATAGACTTAGAGCATTGGGTGAAACCAGTTAGGGGAAAGATTAAGGTAAATGTTGATGGCGCAATCTTTGCAAATGACGGAAAGTTTGGAGCGCCTGCCGTGGCTCGAGACCATGATGGTCGGTTCATTGAAGCCTTCACGGTCCTCTAGGAGGGGTTCGTGGACCCGGCCATAGCTGAAGTTGTGGGGGTTAAGGAGGCTCTGAGTTGGATAAAGAGACACCAATGGGGTCAGGTTGAAGTTGAGACGGATTCTTTGGTTGTTGTTCAAGCAATCCGAGGTTCGGTTATCATTCCATCTCCTTTTGGTCAACATGTGTCTGCTTGTCGTACATTGTTGGCTTCCTTACCTTTAGTCACgattaattttgttaaacgttCTGTAAACAAAGCTACACACTGTCTTGCTCGTAGCTCTTGTTTGTATTCAGATCGTATTTTCAGTGAGAGTAATGCTCCTACTGATCTTTTATCTATTGTAATAGTTGAAAgttcattctaataaaatttaccattctccttcaaaaaaaaaaaaaaaaaaaacagtaaaaaccACCTAGAAGTAACTTAAAttgtaaccaaaattcacatagaaactaaaataattttaagaaattatttcaggcatcttgtaaaattttaaaaaattcgaaataatttacaatataaaaagcaATGTTTAAACTGTCTATTTCACACTtgtaaaataaaagagtcactCGTGCAATAAACTGTTTGAATCATGTTTTCAAAGTGTTaacttttttctaaattttttaaatttttcacagaatatattaaataactataatatttacaaccatgaaaaaaattagaataattttttttttaataccaaAACAAATAATGGTGAATCAAACTACTATTTTTGAAAAGTTGAACTAAATAAATGAAAGTTTATACAAGTTACAAGGTGAGAGAAAGTTGAATGTCTACAGGTTTGACTTGGCCTATTGGGACCCATGTATTATAAAGCTTCTACATTtggtggtgatgatgatgaataGACTGAGTCGCCTTTAGGTCGTGtgcataattaataaaaatggaGAAGAGTAAGAATTTGTTACAATACAAAGTAACCAAACAAGTAATGTAAATAAAGATAaacaaaagagaagaagaaccTCACTATAAAATAGTGGAGATCACTTAACTTAAACAAGCCTTTACACATTTATCTAGAAAAAAACTTTCTTCTCTTTATCTCTAGGCACTAAAAAGAACTTTCAAGGAGATTGTGAGAATGGTTAAAAAGCACCACTAGTGTCTAGTATTCTCCTCGGAATTATACcgctattagtgtaattaaatatcaaatcttatataacttaagaatatagtttttaaaaaatataactaatcaATCGTGGGACACCACTCATAGAAGGTGTTGAGCACCACTAATGCTCAATAACAATGCTTGAAGATTGTAGTAGTAAAAATCCATTAAGGGGTCTTACCAAAAGCCTAATAAGGCTCCTTCGGTCCAAGTTGTCAAACTAGCTCACGAGTCGAAATGCCAATAAGCCAAGCAAGCTAGCACATAGGGCTATCTGGCTGGCTCATGCACCCAAGCTCAAACTCAACCAAGTCAGCTAAATGAGTCAACCCACACTATTCTCAATGGCAGGCCAAAGATACAcaaaaatcttctattttttcctttttttcgacttctttttcttcataaaAGTGAAATAGATGAAAGATCTTATAGAGGTTCATAGTcatgcataaaaaaattgtattatttaCATATCTTCATCGTGTTTTGATGTGTTGAAAAAAGATAACTTTGACTTCAGAAATTCAAGTATCAGCAAAACTTGCAAGGGAAAGAAGAAGGGTCACCAATGCTAAGTACATCCATAGACAGTATTACAAAATTACTCTACAAACgagtgttttgtaaaaataatcTGATTTTTTTTAACCTTGTATAGTCGCAGAGATGACCATGAATTATACTACACGACCATAAACCACTATAGATTTACACTGTGCGACCATACTATAAAGTAAATTAAGTGAGGTTATTTTGTAAAGTTTAGTATTTCACATTGTTAGTTTGGCAAATGTCATTCCACAAACTGTCATGGCTTACACTTTTAATAGTCTTTAACTACTCTTGTGGAGAATTACAAACAAACATTGATACCCTAGTAGAAAGGTCATAATAAAGTCAACTAATTACATACATGGAATTTAATACCATAGTAGAAGCAAAAGGTCTCAAAAAGATGAACACATCTAAATTCGATACGAAAAAACTTCAGGTAGGAATAGGATGCATGTTAATACTCTCTTTGTTCCTTATTAGCAACCTCTGCCTGCATGGGAAAATTTTATGCATATCATGAATTCACATTTTCATCACCTATAAACCAACTATTGATAAACTTGACAGTGTGAGGCTCGACCGAGGCAGCTAACCAATTAGAAGAGAAACTTGCAAGTAACAAAAGATGTATGGACCAAGATTGCATACCTCAAAAGTGCTCCTGAGATGGTCAAGTTCCTTATCGAGATCATTGATAGCCTGGTTATATGCTTGCATAGGTGAAGACTGGCTGGTTGTATGAATCTTCACATAAAAATGACAAGATCACATATTATGTTAGAACCCAAGTtagtaatagtatatacatataggatACTAAGGAGAATTGGGGGTTATGCAATGTATCGAGTAAAACTTTTTGCATCAAAGGGGCCTAAGGGCTCCCATAGTTTGTAGTACTAGTAATTGGTTTTCTCATATATTCAATATCAACTCCCACAGTCTAATCCATTGTTCTACTACTGTTTCATTGATATTTCGGCTACTTTGCTACTGGTTTAAGAATTTGGCAGCATGGTCTTATCACATTACAAGACTTACATTACCACCTTAcaaattgtatgtatatatagtaAATATCAACTATTTAACCCAAGGCTAAGTGGAACATTTTGAGCTCTAAGTTTTAGCTTCAATTTATTCAGGAAACTACTAAGAAAATTTGTAGAGTAGATAAATTAAAACCAAATTAAATATACCATAAGCTTTAACAGGGAGTAGAGGAAGAAAGAGTGAATATAACAATGACTAACCCTAACAATTATCTTGTACTGAAGAGGGTGGGGAAGCTTGTAACCAGCAAAAAGCACACTTTCGTCCCTGTGCAACTGCCTGATTcgattatagaaaaaaaaaacataatgaaTGTTGTACTAAGAAAAGatatggagagagagagagagagatagaataAAAAAGATGATTAATACATGCGGAGGATGTTGCCGACGGTGTGGTCCTCTCTCTCAATGGTGAAGGAAGCGGCATTGATGATCTTAGTGTCCCTCTCATAGGAAACCCTGCATCATCATCATGTCAAAACTTACAAGTTACAACAAAACCCTATACCtattataattttcaaataataaatctAGATAGCAAAAAACCAACTTTTTGGTTCCTTCAGGGACGACGAAACGTTCGTATCGATCAGGTGCGTTCATTCTTTACTTCTCTCCCAAATACCTACAGGACAGCTCTGTCACTCTCACTACACCAAATACTACTTTCCAAATACAAAAATATGAGTTTATCAGAAAAGTATTATAAAAACTAAGGGAAAAAACAAAGAGGAAAAGGAATTAAAAAGTGgacattgaaaattttaaagcagcaaaatgacaaaattaaaTCCAAAGTGTTAAACCAAATATCCTTTTTTTAAGGTTCTCTCTGGTTCTTGTCTAACTAGGGATGAGCCTTGAAGATCACCAAGTTTTCTAACCTAGGTatgtattcttcttcttcttcctagtTTAAATAGTTCTTATTGTATATCCTATTTGTTGGATGacttgatatatatatagaaaaatttcTTCTagtaaacaaaaaatatatgtacTTAAATGCCATACTTAGAGTTATGTAGGAGCACAATTTCTCCATTGGTTTATTTATTCAAACTTATGAATAATATTTACTTCTATAAGTCAGAAAtgaaaatcaaaacataaggtGTGAGAAATGCTTACATTTATTGCAATTACAGGTCTATAAGAAGTGTTAACGTGATTTTGTTTAATTTGCTATATCAATTTTATTAAGAAGTATTACATTTCTTTTTCTGTTTTAgtcattttgttttttattttcactATGGTCCATATGGGAATAGcccaaaaaatgataaaatcaaGATAATACATACAGAATAATATATAGAATCTCTTCTTTATTTCATTTTGAGCTATTGCCATAAGGACCatcgtaaaaataaaaaacaaaatgacTAAAACAGAGGAAAAACCATTACCTTTTACTCTTCATAAAATTGCAATAGAAAAGTAAACAATTCTTACAGAAAGCGAGCATTGccttaataaaagaaaaaactgTTCAGCTTTTCAGAACAAtcacaaaacaagaaaaattaaatccacccacaaaataaaataacgaaagtaaataaagaaaataactaCTAGTAATACACAACCGCAACGCGCTTAAAATCTTGCCTTATCTAATCTTGCAAAAAAGATGCAAATTTCAGTTCCCTAGCTAGTATGAAAAAACAATAACCTTGTAGTGTTGGTCTGTAGTTTCTCATGTAGAATTTGGCTGTTTCTGCTATACGAGTTTGAGGTGTTGGAAAGAAACAACAGAGTTTTTGAAGGGACTGAATGCTCATTAGAAGAGGTATGGGAGAAGATTAAATTCTGAACTGCCACTTGGGTCTACAAAACCAAGCATTTTGAGCATTTGACGTTTTTCGATCCGAACAAGGAGTGGAAATCTTGGATGTATTAGGTTTTAAAAGTTAGGCTGGTTTGTTTGATGTATTTCTCTCTGTCTAATTTTCATGTTATTCTCATTCTAATTGTTTACCAAGATTTTCCTCCGCTACAAGTGAGCATATAAATCTATATCGGGGGGAGGCTAGTCTAAGACAATggcctctttctctttttcaaagAAATAACCTTGCACACTCACTTAGTTTCAGCTTTATCCCTAGCTAGTATgagaaaacaataacaaacacAATAGCTCACTAATTGTTTCTtctttataacttttttttattactcataacataaataatcttataaattatcatacactaaaaaaaaatattcaacagAAAATTCATCTTTTTCCTTTATCTTTCCAAACCCTTTTTAACCAATGTATTGCCATATCAAACAATGCACCACACTACAACTCAAACAAGACTTTCCTACAAAAAAGAGCAAGACTTTCAAACAGaaaatcaaaatatgaataatgTTAATATGttgaaaatcaaaagaaaactaGATTGGAAGAATCATTATAAACAAACAAAACCACAAATTCAATTTCCTAAAGCTACAAATGAACATGAATGAACATCATACCTCATATTCAATTTTAACCACACTCAAATCTtaactattatatataaaaagactATCTAACTTTATTTGTTGtgtattaaacaaattcttatgCTTTAACAGAAGTGTGAATGTCAATTGGTTAGAATCTGAAATTACTTTCAGaataacaaagatttttaaagaATCAAATGAAATCAGTTATATAAGCATATTGTTTCAaacaaaacaaactaagtaatgCTCTTCTTCTGAACTATGATATTGTAGAAAAAGGAAATCTTTGTAGAAAAACATAAAgggaaaagggaaaaaaaagaaagatgcATTGTTCCCTTAGAACCCTAAAATCCGTACCAGTGAGTGAAGGAGTTCCTCTTCTCCGATGGGTTCCGCCGAAAACGCCGATAGAGAGAGATTGACGAAGGAGTTGCTCACTATAGTATATATGAAACCATTTTTATTAGGGATTTTTAgtcaaaacaatttttttttatttatttattttgagaaatttgaaaaactatattttaaaaaccttaatattttattcttaaaccaatacattttaaaataaaacatatgTGACACTTTTataaaaaacccaaaaataacCCTCAACCCAACCGAACCCTCAACCCCCTCACCCCCACTCCGACCACGAGACGACCCAGCCCCCTCACCCCCACTCTGACCACGAGACGACCCCCTCCTCCGACCGAGACGACTCCGACAGAGACCCACAGCCCCGATCCGACCGAGACGACTCCCACCGCCCCGACCCACATAACCTTCAATATGTGTTGTAGCCAACAACACCATCGGACCCAACCTACGTAACCCATCGTACCCCCAcccatcggaccatcggaccccccaCATACCCCATCCAACCCACataccccatcggaccccaacccCACGAGaatgaccatcggaccccaacccACAACCCCATCAGACCCAAACCACataccccatcggacccaacccacaaccccatcggaccatcggacGGCATCGGACCAATAGGAGGTCCGATGTCTTCAACCTCAGATCTGAAAAAATCCAAAATCGACCGAGGAAAAACTAACCTTCGACATATTCACGACTGCGGATGGTGGTCGTGCGTGGTCGGACGGTGGTCGTGCATGGTCGGGGGCTGCTGTCGGTGGTGGTGGGTGGTCGTCGGTGGCCGGGCGTGGTGGTCGGGCGCTGAAGCCGTGGTCAGCAAGAGGGAGAGAGAATGACGAAAGAATGTTGGGATTTGTTTTTCAAATGGGAGGGGTATTATGGGGAAAAATTAAATGTAGTCATATATGGGCAATTTTAATAGATATAGATTTAGGAAAATAATTTTAGAGTGTTTTATGGatagttttttaaatttatctttattttagagtaatttgtgtagtaaatacttaagttgaatttttgacactaatatttatttatttttgaaaaattatttcatatattattttttattttatttttttcaaatttacggtttgggttgctCTGTTATTTCTATGTGGGTTAATATACAGATTTtggttgcaatttaagttgttccgtTAGTTGCTACAGAAGTTTTTTACGTGAAATTtcgtaaaatataaaaaaaaaagaaaaaaaaaactattttaaagtgtaaaattaaaaaagttttttttttttgcttaattttatttgtttattttttgtattaccATAGTCAAacaatttcattatttttcttaactttatttattatttttgaatattttacGCGTAATTACAGTAATAATAGTTAAGTTATACttaagttattattttattggtatatttaaataaacttttagataaaaaataaaaatttaataacttaGACCAATTAGAGATTGTCACGTGGTAATTTATTTCACTTAACAGCAAAATGTCTTTCaagattataatttacctaaaattaaatttaagtatttatttataatcagaatcaatcttaaatatttatattataaattattctcttttttttttttttttgagtatttTTACACAAAGTATTGAAATGATACTTCTTTTTTCacattattttacaattttatttaaaaaagatagttatattttttgaaaaattaaggtaaaaataattattcatatttttgtaaaaaaaattaaaattcataaaaaagttgaaaaaatgtaacttgttttgttatttttgagtATGTATGAAGGTATTTCTttgtagaaaaaaaatttactgtttttaaattaGTGTGCCCTTTTTATTCCACCAATTATTTTAATACACATTATCTAtacttatttaatatataataataaattcgtTAACAAActctaaattaaattaatatttgtaaaatagaTATAAATTAATACCTTTGAAAAACTAGAAAGTAAACTTTGATTATTCTCCATATTTTGGATCAAGGGTATGCCTAATCATAGATTTAAAAGTGTTCTAATCAAATTGTTTCTTCTTCTCCATTAGTTTGGTGATTATGTCATTAACAAACACAAAATTTCAGTGAGCTTTTAAGGACAGCTTAATTGCATGTGCCCATGTAATATAATTGTCTTAAATCTTCTCCCTCGCGCACTCTAAAGGCCAATTTTAAAAGCAAGGAGTTCCGCTTCAACAACAACCAAACAAAGTATGACGAAACACACTTTTGCTTTACCAAAGTTCAGAGTCAGCTTAAAACTCTATTTTTCCGAAAATCTTAGTTAACACCATTCTTCACTATTGATCAGAAAAGGCAATCAGTCTCGCCTTTGTAGGCAAAGCATCTCACAAAATTCTCCATAGCATCATACTTAATCCCCATGTGAATGTCAAGGTCCCTATTAACTCCAAAGGTCTTTTACTCATCTAAACCTATGAGACTGACTTAACTTGAAATCCTTTGCATATATATATGCAGAGGATTTGATTGATTACTAATATCATCCTCGATCGGAGCCGGTTTAACACTCTCCGTAGAGCCTTGAATTTAAGTCAATATGAATAACTATTGtagtataataaaaataagagaaaTGTCACTCAtgcttagtatttttttttggtgtcaTACTGATATTgatgtaattaagtattatatcttatataacttaagaaaatagcttttagagaatatcgctaaccaatcgtaAAGTGTCGTAAGCTCTCAAATATCAATGCTTTAATAATAATGCAATAATACTATAGTGATTACTCTAAATTGGAGCCTTGaattcaagtcaatattaaTCATTATTATTTCAAGAAAAAATAAGCCTTGAATAAAAAGGTACGTAcaatattattagaaaaattCATAGCATCATGAGTAGCAAAGACCAAGTTTGCTGCATATATTACACTACCATTTCCTTGAACATAATTCACTACATTGTTGTCCTCTCAGTTAAgttaaacgacatgtcgttaaTGAAAGCATggaatcattaaataaaaacgacatgtcgtgaGTCTAATTTTTCAGGAAAACGACATTTGTATCCATCTTAAGAAcaaaaataatacaaacaaCCAAATTAACACGTAATGAACTTGCATGAATTGATCATTTTCTCATAATTTAAAACACGTCAAAAACAATTATAGTAATATTATTTATGTGAATTATATTCTTTTATAATTTGCAATAGTAGAAAGATAGAAAGAAACATTAACTAATCTCTTGAATAAGAATTAGCAGACtacattattttgaaaaattaaatctaACTCTGCTTGAAACGTTTGATCTTTTGAGAAATTTTCGAACTCGCCAAATATGCTTTCGAGCTCATCCTTCGTTAATTTTGTTGAAGTTTTTGGTACTTCTTGTTGTACCGCTATATTCTTCTCTTCGCCAATATCATCAAGAAGATAAAGATTTGATGTAGACTCTGATAAAGTATTCTCGTATACTATTTTTTGTCGTTTCACGTTCGATTCTTTATGCTCGTTTATTACAatcactttcttttctttcgaTTTCATTTTGTAAATCTTGCATAACACCCAACTACATTGctgcaaaaaataaattaaaattaaattagtatatTAATCAAATTAAAGTGAGTATCAAAATTTGGTAGtgataatcaatatatatatgtatacctgTGTGTTATTAGATTCAGGTAAACGATACTCGATCATCTTCCATCGAGTTCGTTTTTTATCTATGTCCATAAAATCCAGAGTTCTTCTAAAACCAATCTCGACTTTTTGTTTATTCAAGATTGCCTTTTTTTGAGCATTGCCATGCCAAGTTCCATTCTTAGCTTTTCGTTTCGATctcttactatttttaaatgtgGAAGATGAATCTTTTCGATGAAAAAAATACCATGCGTTTTCGCACATGGGTGAGTATTGATCTACATACAATTGATAACATATATAAAACTAATGTTActaacaaaattaaaagaaaaatatgagtTATAAAGAAAGTACTAATGTATGATCTTACCAGTAAGTTCTTGAGGATGAAAATCATAGATATTCACATCTTGAATGTGATTAGGTTGAAGAAGATGAGGGTTGAAGTTTTTGTTAGACAcataaaattcaattatttcttGATCATTTGGACGAAATCTAACCCCAGCTGGTAGAAAATTGTTGAACTCCATAATTATTGAGAGAAAATAATGTATGTGATGTTGATTTAGAGAAATGAGTATGTGAATAAGTAAAGAGTAGTGattattaatgtatttatagTAGTATTGTTTTCTGTTAACTATATTAACTGTTTTGTTAGTTAATTGGTTGACtctgtttaaaaaaaatgtgtgacTAATTGTTCCAAAccactatttaattaattaaacaattttcttatgataaataattttgtgattaaaaaaatgtgacacatttttatttttataatcagAAAATAATATAAGTTCATTAAATTACTtgttttgattttattaattaatataatgaaGAAACTCGTTAGAAGATTGAAAGAACTTGATCAGTTCAAACACAGTGATTCAGCAAgaaaagatgagattgagaatcttCAAGAATTTATAAAACCATTAGAACAAGATTCGAAAAAGAAGAGTGTTGATAATGAATCTTTAAAGATTGTTATAAAGACACTAAATGAGAATTTGGACAAGTGTGAAGAGAGGTTTCGAAATTAAGTACAACATACCAAAAAGGTATCAAAACGGTCCGAAACAACCTTTGAAGGATTACATAGTAAGATTACAAGAGTTGATGGAAATGACATGgagaaaagaaacaaagaacAAGAGAGAAATAGGGTATTTGACATTGCGAGAATTGATGGGAGAAATACATGTCACGAAAAGCAATGGCGATGGCCTAATTGCTTTCAATTCTCTTCGGTTTTCTCTTGAAGAAATcgccactcaaatctctaaccttCTCATTCAGTACTTTGTTCTCTCACTTATGTTAACTTCCAATGCAAGTAATGAAATTGTATCGCGTAATCTTGATGAGCTTCTAACTATAATCGAATGCTTATCTCTAGAAGAATCTGATTACTCTGTTGCTAAAAACATGTTTGTTGAGataatttgtttctttattgatgcaATGGAG
This region of Cannabis sativa cultivar Pink pepper isolate KNU-18-1 chromosome 7, ASM2916894v1, whole genome shotgun sequence genomic DNA includes:
- the LOC115698250 gene encoding DNA-directed RNA polymerases II, IV and V subunit 11 → MNAPDRYERFVVPEGTKKVSYERDTKIINAASFTIEREDHTVGNILRMQLHRDESVLFAGYKLPHPLQYKIIVRIHTTSQSSPMQAYNQAINDLDKELDHLRSTFEAEVANKEQREY
- the LOC115696790 gene encoding NAC domain-containing protein 101-like; the protein is MEFNNFLPAGVRFRPNDQEIIEFYVSNKNFNPHLLQPNHIQDVNIYDFHPQELTDQYSPMCENAWYFFHRKDSSSTFKNSKRSKRKAKNGTWHGNAQKKAILNKQKVEIGFRRTLDFMDIDKKRTRWKMIEYRLPESNNTQQCSWVLCKIYKMKSKEKKVIVINEHKESNVKRQKIVYENTLSESTSNLYLLDDIGEEKNIAVQQEVPKTSTKLTKDELESIFGEFENFSKDQTFQAELDLIFQNNVVC